The following are encoded in a window of Actinomyces oris genomic DNA:
- a CDS encoding response regulator → MADAPVSGDPLQPGGSEHPGEVRGPVSVVLADDQALMRMGFRMVLEAEEDITVVGEASDGTSALAQARALHPDVILMDVRMPGMNGIEATERIAQECPGTRVLILTTFDLDEYAFAGLRAGASGFLLKDTRPTELAEAIRTVASGEAVVSPRITQRMLEMFAASLPSSEAPEQSSCDPRIESLTPREKEILVLMSQGMSNAEIAAHLVVSATTVKTHVGNVLAKLDVRDRVQAVVVAYETGLMA, encoded by the coding sequence ATGGCAGACGCCCCTGTGAGCGGCGATCCTCTCCAGCCTGGAGGGTCGGAGCACCCCGGCGAGGTCCGCGGCCCGGTCAGCGTCGTGCTCGCCGACGACCAGGCGCTCATGCGCATGGGCTTCCGCATGGTGCTGGAGGCCGAGGAGGACATCACCGTCGTCGGCGAGGCCTCCGACGGCACCTCCGCCCTGGCCCAGGCCAGGGCCCTGCACCCCGACGTCATCCTCATGGACGTGCGCATGCCGGGCATGAACGGCATCGAGGCCACCGAGCGCATCGCCCAGGAGTGCCCGGGCACGCGCGTACTCATCCTGACCACCTTCGACCTGGACGAGTACGCCTTCGCCGGGCTGCGCGCCGGAGCCTCCGGTTTCCTGCTCAAGGACACCCGGCCCACCGAGCTCGCTGAGGCGATCCGCACCGTGGCCTCAGGGGAGGCGGTCGTCTCGCCGCGCATCACCCAGCGGATGCTGGAGATGTTCGCCGCCTCCCTGCCGAGCTCGGAGGCGCCGGAGCAGTCCTCCTGCGATCCGCGGATCGAGTCACTGACCCCGCGCGAGAAGGAGATCCTCGTGCTCATGAGTCAGGGCATGTCGAACGCGGAGATCGCCGCGCACCTCGTCGTCTCGGCCACCACTGTCAAGACCCACGTGGGCAACGTGCTCGCCAAGCTCGATGTGCGCGACCGGGTCCAGGCCGTCGTCGTCGCCTACGAGACCGGCCTCATGGCCTGA
- a CDS encoding sensor histidine kinase: protein MSSQLPPPQPGRSTTMPDEDDLELAPEPRGLLRTIRSWYHRHPMIVDISIAAGVIVYTLVTGIAFLLRPSSPVKTYPILPLALIAIALLGIALALRRRCPVWSWAAILLIPEVYQFAVLRFFHFTTEQQLYATLGVSGMGLMSLPFALGTIASHRRPAAAWTAGAISLAVLTADLSLTTPSMTVGELLRTTVILVLFILVGILVGFNARSARLRLKAMELRSTRMALASEQAALLAAAEERSRIAREMHDVVAHSLAVMITMADGAAATVERNPATAKQAMETLAEAGRSALADTRRLVGVLREDPSVAAGQATASEASSGPASSAGVDSAAPLSDQPDPAGRPRWNLTGRSAQSPEPSAPSEGSSSSAHQHEVRDLPVPEFAPLGTVTPVEPSAPIANLRQQATNGAGDRSRGDLPLAPSPEQADITELVKRFEAAGVPVTYRWVGAALPEDKALQLTVFRIAQEALTNVLRYAPTTPAVSVDVERHIGTVVLTVDNDAAPGTRPMHGSGKGLIGMRERASVYGGTVQAGPTPTGWRVRAVLRWDEHDEGTFSWQTPL from the coding sequence ATGTCCAGCCAGCTGCCACCCCCTCAGCCCGGCCGCAGCACCACCATGCCCGATGAGGACGACCTGGAGCTCGCGCCCGAGCCACGGGGACTGCTGCGCACGATCCGCTCGTGGTACCACCGCCACCCGATGATCGTCGACATCTCCATCGCCGCCGGCGTCATCGTCTACACCCTCGTCACGGGTATCGCTTTTCTCCTGCGGCCGAGTAGCCCGGTGAAGACCTACCCCATCCTGCCCCTGGCCTTGATCGCGATCGCGCTGTTGGGAATTGCGCTGGCACTTCGTCGGCGCTGCCCCGTGTGGAGCTGGGCCGCCATCCTCCTGATCCCGGAGGTCTATCAGTTCGCAGTCCTGCGGTTCTTCCACTTCACGACGGAGCAGCAGCTGTACGCGACCCTCGGCGTCAGTGGTATGGGGCTGATGTCACTCCCCTTCGCCCTGGGCACCATCGCCTCGCACCGCAGGCCGGCCGCTGCATGGACCGCGGGGGCCATCTCCCTGGCGGTTCTCACGGCGGACCTCAGCCTGACGACTCCCAGCATGACGGTTGGGGAGCTCCTGCGCACCACCGTCATCCTCGTTCTCTTCATCCTGGTCGGCATCCTGGTCGGCTTCAACGCCCGCTCCGCCCGCCTGCGGCTCAAGGCCATGGAGCTGCGCTCGACCCGAATGGCTCTGGCCAGTGAGCAGGCGGCGCTGCTGGCGGCCGCTGAGGAGCGCAGTCGCATCGCCCGGGAGATGCACGACGTCGTCGCCCATTCCCTGGCCGTCATGATCACCATGGCCGACGGCGCCGCCGCCACCGTGGAGCGCAACCCGGCCACGGCCAAGCAGGCCATGGAGACCCTGGCCGAGGCCGGACGCAGTGCCCTGGCCGACACCCGCCGCCTGGTGGGGGTCCTGCGAGAGGACCCCTCAGTCGCCGCGGGGCAGGCCACCGCCTCGGAGGCATCATCGGGACCTGCCTCCTCAGCCGGTGTTGACAGCGCGGCGCCACTCTCCGACCAGCCCGACCCCGCCGGCCGCCCCCGCTGGAACCTGACGGGCAGGAGTGCGCAGTCCCCGGAGCCCTCAGCCCCCTCAGAGGGCTCCTCGTCGTCGGCCCACCAGCACGAGGTCCGCGACCTGCCGGTGCCCGAGTTCGCCCCCCTGGGGACGGTGACGCCGGTCGAGCCCAGCGCCCCCATCGCCAACCTGCGCCAGCAGGCCACCAACGGTGCGGGCGACCGCTCCCGCGGCGACCTGCCCCTGGCTCCCTCCCCCGAGCAGGCCGACATCACCGAGCTCGTCAAACGCTTCGAGGCAGCAGGAGTGCCCGTCACCTACCGGTGGGTGGGCGCGGCGCTCCCGGAGGACAAGGCCCTCCAGCTCACCGTGTTCCGCATCGCCCAGGAGGCCCTGACCAACGTGCTGCGCTACGCGCCCACGACGCCGGCCGTCAGCGTCGACGTCGAGCGGCACATCGGCACCGTGGTCCTCACCGTGGACAACGACGCCGCCCCCGGCACGCGCCCGATGCACGGATCCGGCAAGGGGCTGATCGGCATGCGTGAACGCGCATCGGTCTATGGTGGGACCGTACAGGCCGGCCCGACTCCCACGGGTTGGCGAGTCCGCGCGGTCCTGCGCTGGGACGAGCATGACGAAGGGACTTTCTCATGGCAGACGCCCCTGTGA
- a CDS encoding ABC transporter permease, translated as MSSHIPAHASAAPAGPAPARSAVGTAPAGRAPRPAGPHIQGRQTLLRSVRAEWIKFWSLRSSWITSFITITLTVLFGAGLTAAFGRSEQYQDVAKDFITSGLTFGQVVVAVLGALIITGEYSSGQIRSSLAAVPRRGQLLLAKAVVLAVVSFLLGSLSVFLSWAISKPFIGEHAGSLTDSHYAGHIWGSGLVFAVIALMALGLGFLLRSTAGTVTVIVSLLFIITAPLQLAASKWDWVFKIIGCLPSTVAQAVSDPFQRTTEWGGQGAQFLTHGQAIAVFAAWALVPLIAAWFVFSRRDA; from the coding sequence ATGAGTAGCCACATTCCAGCACACGCCTCCGCCGCTCCCGCAGGCCCCGCACCGGCACGCAGCGCCGTCGGGACCGCCCCTGCAGGTCGAGCCCCGCGCCCAGCCGGCCCACACATTCAGGGCCGCCAGACTCTCCTGCGTTCCGTGCGCGCGGAGTGGATCAAGTTCTGGTCCCTGCGCTCGTCCTGGATCACCTCCTTCATCACCATCACCCTGACCGTTCTGTTCGGCGCTGGCCTCACCGCCGCCTTCGGACGCTCCGAGCAGTACCAGGACGTGGCCAAGGACTTCATTACCTCCGGTCTGACGTTCGGGCAGGTCGTGGTCGCGGTCCTGGGAGCCCTCATCATCACCGGGGAGTACTCCTCCGGTCAGATCCGCTCCTCCCTGGCCGCCGTCCCCAGGCGCGGGCAGCTCCTGCTGGCCAAGGCAGTGGTCTTGGCCGTCGTCTCCTTCCTCCTGGGAAGCCTGTCCGTGTTCCTTTCCTGGGCGATCTCCAAGCCCTTCATCGGCGAGCACGCCGGTTCCCTCACCGACTCGCACTACGCCGGTCACATCTGGGGCTCGGGCCTGGTCTTCGCCGTCATCGCACTCATGGCTCTGGGGCTCGGCTTCCTGCTGCGCTCCACCGCCGGCACTGTCACCGTGATCGTCTCCCTCCTGTTCATCATCACCGCTCCCCTCCAGCTCGCGGCCAGCAAGTGGGATTGGGTCTTCAAGATCATCGGTTGCCTGCCCAGCACCGTCGCCCAGGCCGTCTCCGACCCGTTCCAGCGCACCACCGAGTGGGGCGGGCAGGGTGCTCAGTTCCTCACCCACGGCCAGGCCATCGCGGTCTTCGCCGCCTGGGCGCTCGTCCCGCTCATCGCCGCCTGGTTCGTCTTCTCCCGACGCGACGCCTGA
- a CDS encoding ABC transporter ATP-binding protein, whose product MIEAVNLTKRYGKKTAVDNISFTVEPGTVTGFLGPNGAGKSTTMRMIMGLDKPTSGKVAINGRPYRQLSAPLCEVGALLDAKGLHGSRSARNHLRQLAASNGIPAKRVDEVLDITGLTSVAKKRVKGFSLGMGQRLGIAAALLGDPGVLLFDEPVNGLDPEGVKWVRETCRRLAGEGRTVFISSHLMSEMAQTADHLLVIGRGRILTAGPVDDVIASATTDRVRVASPQATELAELMASRNLAARPVAPNVLETTATTAATIGELAAQGGIVLHELTTIRASLEEAYMTLTSDSVEYRADPTSQNQVQQAVPQAVPQASARG is encoded by the coding sequence ATGATCGAGGCAGTCAATCTCACCAAGCGCTACGGCAAGAAGACCGCGGTGGACAACATCTCCTTCACCGTCGAACCCGGCACCGTCACCGGCTTCCTGGGTCCCAACGGGGCGGGCAAGTCCACCACGATGCGCATGATCATGGGCCTGGACAAGCCCACCAGCGGCAAGGTCGCCATCAACGGGCGCCCCTACCGGCAGCTGTCGGCCCCCCTGTGCGAGGTCGGCGCCCTGCTGGACGCCAAGGGCCTGCACGGCTCGCGCAGCGCCCGCAACCACCTGCGCCAGCTGGCCGCCTCCAACGGCATCCCCGCCAAGCGGGTCGATGAGGTCCTCGACATCACTGGCCTGACCTCGGTGGCCAAGAAGCGCGTCAAGGGCTTCTCCCTGGGCATGGGCCAGCGCCTGGGCATCGCGGCAGCCCTGCTGGGCGACCCCGGTGTGCTCCTGTTCGACGAGCCCGTCAACGGCCTGGACCCCGAAGGGGTCAAGTGGGTGCGTGAGACCTGCCGCCGCCTGGCCGGCGAGGGCCGCACCGTGTTCATCTCCTCCCACCTCATGAGCGAGATGGCCCAGACCGCCGACCACCTCCTGGTCATCGGCCGCGGCCGGATCCTCACGGCCGGCCCGGTCGACGACGTCATCGCCTCGGCCACCACCGATCGGGTGCGCGTGGCCTCCCCTCAGGCCACCGAGCTCGCCGAGCTCATGGCCTCCCGCAACCTGGCCGCCCGGCCCGTGGCCCCCAACGTCCTGGAGACCACCGCGACCACCGCCGCCACCATCGGCGAGCTGGCCGCCCAGGGCGGCATCGTCCTGCACGAGCTCACCACCATCCGCGCCAGCCTCGAAGAGGCCTACATGACTCTGACCAGCGACTCCGTGGAGTACCGCGCCGATCCCACCTCCCAGAACCAGGTGCAGCAGGCCGTGCCACAGGCCGTGCCGCAGGCCTCTGCCCGGGGCTGA
- a CDS encoding Bax inhibitor-1/YccA family membrane protein, which translates to MSNPFFSRSTAFKEGGHAPGTAPAQTPNGYPTMPGYQAGQYGQQASGYGQQYGQAAGQYGNQYGQQVAGYGQVTPEQMAGLETQYQAPSATNADMRRMTYDDVIIRTAGMFAVILAMGALTWSLVTNEATFGMGAAAVLAGVIGSIVLGLVNSFKREPSPALILAYAAFEGLMLGGVSGVMEARYEGIVVQAVLATLATFGAMLAAYSYGGFRVQGRFRRVVVVATFGYMIFSLINFVLMVTGATTGAWGLRSLTIMGIPLGVPLGILAVILASFFLAIDFESIENGVRNGLPRRYAWAGAFGLVVTLVWLYVEFLRLLSYFRD; encoded by the coding sequence ATGTCCAATCCCTTCTTCAGCCGAAGCACCGCCTTCAAGGAAGGCGGCCATGCGCCTGGGACCGCCCCGGCCCAGACGCCCAACGGCTACCCCACCATGCCCGGCTACCAGGCCGGCCAGTACGGCCAGCAGGCAAGCGGCTACGGCCAGCAGTACGGTCAGGCCGCCGGCCAGTACGGCAACCAGTACGGTCAGCAGGTGGCCGGCTACGGCCAGGTGACTCCCGAGCAGATGGCCGGCCTGGAGACCCAGTACCAGGCGCCGTCGGCCACCAACGCGGACATGCGCCGCATGACCTACGACGACGTCATCATCCGCACTGCCGGCATGTTCGCCGTCATCCTGGCCATGGGCGCCCTGACCTGGAGCCTGGTGACCAATGAGGCGACTTTCGGTATGGGCGCCGCGGCGGTGCTCGCCGGCGTCATCGGCAGCATCGTCCTCGGTCTGGTCAACAGCTTCAAGCGGGAGCCCTCCCCGGCCCTCATCCTGGCCTACGCGGCCTTCGAGGGGCTGATGCTGGGTGGCGTCTCCGGCGTCATGGAGGCCCGCTACGAGGGGATCGTCGTCCAGGCCGTGCTCGCGACGCTGGCCACCTTCGGCGCCATGCTCGCGGCCTACTCCTATGGCGGCTTCCGGGTCCAGGGCAGGTTCCGTCGAGTGGTGGTCGTGGCCACCTTCGGCTACATGATCTTCAGCCTCATCAACTTCGTCCTCATGGTGACCGGCGCCACTACTGGCGCCTGGGGCCTGCGCTCCCTGACCATCATGGGGATTCCGCTGGGAGTCCCGCTGGGAATCCTCGCGGTCATCCTGGCCTCCTTCTTCCTGGCGATCGACTTCGAGTCCATTGAGAACGGGGTCCGCAACGGGCTGCCCCGGCGCTACGCCTGGGCGGGGGCCTTCGGCCTGGTCGTCACCCTCGTGTGGCTCTACGTGGAGTTCCTCCGCCTGCTGAGCTACTTCCGCGACTGA
- a CDS encoding FKBP-type peptidyl-prolyl cis-trans isomerase gives MINTNMPSVEGAKGTKPTLTFPGTEAPEGLQVQVLDAGDGQVVEAGDTIVANYLGQIWGGDVFDNSYDRGQPLNFQVGVGMVIRGWDDGLVGQRVGSRLLLSIPSELGYGDRGVPQAGIRGGDTLVFVTEILGVM, from the coding sequence ATGATCAACACCAACATGCCCTCCGTCGAGGGCGCCAAGGGCACGAAGCCCACGCTCACCTTCCCCGGGACCGAGGCCCCCGAGGGGCTCCAGGTCCAGGTGCTCGACGCCGGCGACGGCCAGGTGGTCGAGGCCGGCGACACGATCGTGGCCAACTACCTGGGCCAGATCTGGGGCGGCGACGTCTTCGACAACTCCTACGACCGCGGCCAGCCGCTGAACTTCCAGGTCGGCGTCGGCATGGTCATCCGCGGCTGGGACGACGGCCTCGTGGGCCAGCGCGTCGGCTCGCGCCTGCTGCTGTCCATCCCCTCCGAGCTCGGCTACGGCGACCGCGGCGTCCCGCAGGCCGGCATCCGCGGCGGCGACACCCTCGTCTTCGTCACGGAGATCCTCGGCGTCATGTGA
- the ilvD gene encoding dihydroxy-acid dehydratase: MPQYRSATSTHGRNMAGARALWRATGVKDSDFGKPIIAIANSFTQFVPGHVGLRDVGRLVATEIEAAGGLAKEFNTIAVDDGIAMGHDGMLYSLPSRDLIADSVEYMVSAHCADALVCISNCDKITPGMLMAAMRLNIPAIFISGGPMESGKMTAADGTTRKLDLIDAMMDAADPTVSDETISAIERLACPTCGSCSGMFTANSMNCLTEALGLALPMNGTLLATHADRGELFKRVGHQIVEITRAYYEHDDASVLPRSIATKAAFENAMSLDIAMGGSTNTVLHLLAAAQEAEVDFTMADIDRLSRKVPHLAKVAPSTNLYHIEDVHRAGGIIGILGELDRGGLLETTTSNVLGTTLGEELAAYDIARPGPDGVPGSQVSEEIRTGYLAAPAGVRTTEMFSQASRWESLDTDRAAGCIRDIEHAYSADGGLAVLFGNIAEKGCIVKTAGVDESILTFSGPAVVFESQEDAVAGILGKQVKSGDVVIISHEGPRGGPGMQEMLYPTTYIKSMHLGKECALLTDGRFSGGTSGLSIGHVSPEAAAGGLIGLVRSGDVIDIDIPGRSISVRLSEEEIERRRAEEEARGEDAWTPHVDRPRKVSAALRAYAMLATSADLGAVRDLKRLGIK, translated from the coding sequence ATGCCGCAGTACCGCAGCGCCACCTCCACCCACGGCCGCAACATGGCGGGCGCCCGTGCACTGTGGCGTGCCACCGGCGTCAAGGACTCCGACTTCGGCAAACCGATCATCGCCATCGCGAACTCCTTCACCCAGTTCGTCCCCGGGCACGTGGGCCTGCGCGACGTCGGACGCCTCGTGGCCACCGAGATCGAGGCCGCCGGGGGCCTGGCCAAGGAGTTCAACACCATCGCCGTCGACGACGGCATCGCCATGGGCCACGACGGCATGCTCTACTCCCTGCCCAGTCGCGATCTCATCGCGGACTCCGTGGAGTACATGGTCAGCGCCCACTGCGCCGACGCCCTCGTGTGCATCTCCAACTGCGACAAGATCACCCCGGGCATGCTCATGGCCGCCATGCGCCTCAACATCCCGGCCATCTTCATCTCCGGCGGCCCCATGGAGTCGGGCAAGATGACCGCCGCCGACGGCACCACCCGCAAGCTCGACCTCATCGACGCCATGATGGACGCCGCCGACCCCACCGTCTCCGACGAGACCATCAGCGCCATCGAGCGCCTGGCCTGCCCCACCTGCGGCTCCTGCTCGGGCATGTTCACCGCCAACTCCATGAACTGCCTCACCGAGGCCCTCGGCCTGGCCCTGCCCATGAACGGCACCCTGCTGGCCACCCACGCGGACCGCGGCGAGCTCTTCAAGCGCGTCGGCCACCAGATCGTCGAGATCACCCGGGCCTACTACGAGCACGACGACGCCTCCGTCCTGCCGCGTTCCATCGCCACCAAGGCGGCCTTCGAGAACGCCATGAGCCTGGACATCGCCATGGGCGGCTCCACCAACACCGTCCTGCACCTGCTGGCCGCCGCCCAGGAGGCCGAGGTCGACTTCACCATGGCCGACATCGACCGCCTCTCGCGCAAGGTCCCCCACCTGGCCAAGGTCGCGCCCTCGACGAACCTCTACCACATCGAGGATGTCCACCGCGCCGGCGGCATCATCGGCATCCTCGGCGAGCTCGACCGCGGTGGCCTGCTGGAGACCACCACTTCCAACGTCCTGGGCACCACCCTGGGTGAGGAGCTCGCCGCCTACGACATCGCCCGCCCCGGCCCCGACGGCGTTCCCGGCTCCCAGGTCAGCGAGGAGATCCGCACCGGTTACCTCGCCGCCCCCGCCGGCGTGCGCACCACCGAGATGTTCTCCCAGGCCTCCCGCTGGGAGTCCCTCGACACCGACCGCGCTGCCGGCTGCATCCGCGACATCGAGCACGCCTACTCCGCCGACGGCGGCCTGGCCGTCCTCTTCGGCAACATTGCCGAGAAGGGCTGCATCGTCAAGACCGCCGGCGTGGACGAGTCGATCCTGACCTTCTCCGGGCCCGCCGTCGTCTTCGAGTCCCAGGAGGACGCCGTCGCCGGGATCCTCGGAAAGCAGGTGAAGTCCGGCGACGTCGTCATCATCAGCCACGAGGGACCGCGCGGCGGCCCCGGCATGCAGGAGATGCTCTACCCGACCACCTACATCAAGTCCATGCACCTGGGTAAGGAGTGCGCCCTGCTCACCGACGGGCGCTTCTCCGGGGGCACCTCCGGGCTCAGCATCGGCCACGTCTCCCCGGAGGCGGCAGCCGGGGGGCTCATCGGCCTGGTGCGCAGCGGCGACGTCATCGACATCGACATCCCGGGCCGCTCCATCTCCGTGCGCCTGAGCGAGGAGGAGATCGAGCGCCGCCGCGCCGAGGAGGAGGCCCGCGGCGAGGACGCCTGGACCCCGCACGTGGACCGCCCCCGCAAGGTCTCCGCAGCGCTGCGCGCCTACGCCATGCTCGCCACCAGCGCCGACCTGGGCGCCGTGCGCGACCTCAAGCGCCTCGGCATCAAGTAG
- a CDS encoding ATP-binding cassette domain-containing protein, protein MTIVLRSLVVRSGSTTLVNGVALRLAPASRTALVGASGAGKSLTCAALAGTLPASLEVAGSLTVEPDVADAGSDPRASSDQADRASGVNLLGLPAARRPRGSRIALVPQDHSTALHPLIAVGRQIALASQAAGRSRDEADERATDYLYAVGLDESFADRVPGRLSGGQRQRVSLALALAAEPALIIADEPTTALDVVARAEILGLLSSLTSLPQAPALLLITHDLPAAAICENIAVLHDGAIIESGQTRSVLTRPEHPVTAAMCEAGAEETIDGALAAAGAAA, encoded by the coding sequence GTGACAATCGTTCTCAGATCGCTGGTGGTGCGATCCGGCAGCACGACGTTGGTCAACGGCGTCGCCCTCCGCCTGGCCCCCGCAAGCCGGACCGCCCTGGTCGGCGCCTCCGGGGCGGGCAAGTCCCTCACCTGCGCCGCGCTCGCGGGTACCCTCCCGGCCTCCCTGGAGGTCGCCGGCTCCCTGACCGTTGAGCCCGACGTCGCCGACGCAGGCAGCGACCCGCGCGCGAGCTCCGACCAGGCGGACAGGGCAAGTGGCGTCAACCTGCTGGGTCTGCCCGCCGCCCGGCGCCCCCGGGGCAGCCGCATCGCGCTGGTCCCGCAGGACCACTCCACCGCCCTGCACCCGCTCATCGCGGTCGGCCGCCAGATCGCCCTGGCCTCCCAGGCGGCCGGACGCAGCCGGGACGAGGCAGATGAGCGAGCCACCGACTACCTCTACGCCGTCGGGCTCGACGAGTCCTTCGCCGACCGCGTCCCCGGGCGCCTCTCCGGAGGCCAGCGCCAACGCGTCAGCCTGGCCCTGGCCCTGGCCGCCGAACCCGCCCTCATCATCGCCGACGAGCCCACCACCGCCCTCGACGTCGTCGCCCGCGCCGAGATCCTCGGGCTCCTGAGCTCCCTGACCAGCCTGCCCCAGGCCCCCGCCCTGCTCCTCATCACCCACGACCTGCCCGCCGCCGCCATCTGCGAGAACATCGCCGTCCTCCACGACGGCGCCATCATCGAGTCGGGGCAGACCCGCTCCGTCCTGACCCGCCCCGAGCACCCGGTCACGGCCGCCATGTGCGAGGCCGGCGCCGAGGAAACCATCGACGGGGCCCTGGCCGCAGCGGGAGCCGCCGCATGA
- a CDS encoding ABC transporter ATP-binding protein gives MSGLETRGLRRSHPGAGGERREVLRGVDLRLEPGENVALIGRSGCGKTTLLRALLLLDSPGSEDAGEILLDGEPVRRGGARALRAFRRAVQYVPQDAAATLHPRRSVLAQVATPLRTLGVVRDREEATSRARRVLESLEIRREIWESRPHEISGGQAQRVSIARALALSPRYLLLDEPVSGLDPALRRQTLDLLAAIEADPDAATSDEQEPPAKSGVSGEPEPAPAGSGAVPAPAGSGAVPAPALLVVSHDLAAVARVCQRALVMDEGSIVEDAPMRRLLTKPTHTATRALRDAVPTLPTAATD, from the coding sequence ATGAGCGGACTTGAGACCCGTGGCCTCAGGCGCTCCCACCCGGGGGCGGGCGGCGAGCGGCGAGAGGTGCTGCGCGGCGTGGACCTGCGCCTGGAGCCGGGGGAGAACGTGGCCCTCATCGGACGCTCAGGATGCGGCAAGACGACGCTGCTGCGCGCCCTGCTGCTGCTCGACTCCCCGGGGTCGGAAGACGCCGGCGAGATCCTGCTCGACGGCGAACCCGTGCGCCGAGGCGGAGCCCGAGCGCTGCGGGCCTTCCGGCGGGCTGTGCAGTACGTGCCCCAGGACGCCGCCGCCACCCTCCACCCGCGCCGCTCAGTGCTCGCGCAGGTGGCCACCCCGCTGCGCACCCTGGGGGTGGTGCGCGACCGTGAGGAGGCCACCAGTCGGGCCCGGCGGGTGCTGGAGAGCCTCGAGATTCGCCGCGAGATATGGGAGAGCCGGCCCCACGAGATCTCCGGCGGCCAGGCGCAGCGGGTCTCCATCGCCCGGGCCCTGGCCCTGTCCCCGCGCTACCTCCTGCTCGACGAGCCGGTCTCCGGGCTCGACCCCGCCCTGCGCCGCCAGACCCTCGACCTGCTCGCCGCCATCGAGGCCGACCCCGACGCCGCCACCAGCGATGAGCAGGAGCCCCCCGCCAAGTCCGGCGTGAGTGGCGAGCCGGAGCCCGCCCCAGCTGGTTCCGGCGCCGTGCCCGCCCCAGCTGGTTCCGGCGCCGTGCCCGCCCCAGCCCTGCTGGTGGTGTCGCACGACCTGGCCGCCGTCGCCCGCGTCTGCCAGCGGGCCCTGGTCATGGACGAGGGCTCCATCGTCGAGGACGCCCCCATGCGCCGCCTCCTCACTAAGCCCACGCACACGGCCACCCGCGCCCTGCGCGACGCCGTCCCCACCCTGCCGACCGCCGCCACCGACTGA